One window of Arvicola amphibius chromosome 6, mArvAmp1.2, whole genome shotgun sequence genomic DNA carries:
- the Slfnl1 gene encoding schlafen-like protein 1 — protein sequence MVATSGLCKHWGLERWCRGKKWIWTLSSGSCSKGHHGQAVWCLSSCVCLQCLAKSMVVEDCPCSASPNPACCLWLNQKALLAFRKRSAQTQMWESPVESQDKQLPPKLPPEESSPKDSGLKAVPSTHTLYVGHLNPQFSVPVLACLLRDTLERLELPVAREHIEVVRRPRNTYALVRVAAPKAALASLPWRLQMAMEEQLILKELTARGKELVLSEGLESLNHREEDSCPSPSPSPSPGPSPGLRRPQRPQLPDPSPNWAGHRQISQNRPSGVRSDSAIVHQEILGQEQLFQGAFLGSETRNVEFKRGSGEYLSLAFKHHVRRYVCAFLNSEGGSLLVGVEDNGLVQGIHCSHRDEDRTRLLVDSILQGFKPQVFPDAYTLTFIPVISTSPANTPLKVLRLTVHTPKAQGEPQLYETDQGEVFLRRDGSIQGPLSVGAIQDWCRQKWTMELGKLEEKVKVLTVEKEQLQQQLQQQRSLSCSCCVL from the exons ATGGTGGCAACTAGTGGCTTGTGTAAGCActggggtctggagaggtggtGCAGAGGGAAGAAGTGGATTTGGACCCTCAGTTCTGGAAGCTGCTCCAAGGGCCACCATGGCCAAGCTGTGTGGTGCTTGAGCAGCTGTGTCTGCTTACAGTGTCTGGCCAAGAGTATGGTTGTTGAGGACTGTCCTTGCTCAGCATCCCCCAATCCTGCTTGCTGCCTGTGGCTCAATCAGAAGGCATTGTTGGCCTTC AGGAAGAGGTCAGCACAGACACAGATGTGGGAGTCCCCCGTCGAGTCCCAGGACAAGCAGCTCCCGCCAAAGCTGCCTCCAGAAGAGTCCTCGCCCAAGGACTCTGGCCTCAAggcagttcccagcacacatactCTTTATGTGGGCCACCTGAACCCCCAGTTCTCTGTGCCCGTGCTTGCCTGCCTGTTACGAGACACCCTAGAGCGTCTGGAGCTGCCAGTGGCCCGTGAGCACATTGAAGTAGTGAGGCGGCCACGAAACACTTATGCACTGGTACGGGTGGCTGCCCCCAAGGCTGCCCTGGCCTCCCTCCCCTGGCGTCTGCAGATGGCCATGGAGGAGCAGCTAATCCTCAAAGAGCTCACAGCCCGTGGCAAGGAGCTGGTGTTGAGTGAGGGCTTGGAGTCCTTAAACCACAGGGAG GAGGACAGCTGCccaagccccagccccagccccagccctggccCCAGCCCAGGCTTAAGGCGCCCACAGCGGCCCCAACTGCCAGACCCTTCCCCTAACTGGGCTGGGCATCGACAGATTTCTCAGAACCGACCCAGTGGCGTGCGCTCTGATAGTGCCATTGTGCACCAGGAGATCTTGGGCCAGGAGCAGCTATTCCAGGGTGCCTTCCTTGGCAGCGAGACACGGAATGTGGAATTTAAGCGAGGCAGCGGTGAGTACCTGAGCCTGGCTTTCAAGCACCACGTACGGCGCTACGTGTGTGCCTTTCTCAACAGTGAGGGTGGCAGCCTGCTGGTAGGTGTCGAGGACAATGGCTTGGTACAGGGCATCCACTGCAGCCACCGTGATGAGGACCGCACACGCCTGCTGGTGGACTCCATCCTGCAGGGCTTCAAACCCCAGGTCTTCCCTGATGCCTACACCCTCACCTTCATCCCCGTCATAAGCACTTCCCCAGCCAACACCCCTCTCAAG GTACTCCGTCTGACCGTACACACCCCCAAGGCCCAGGGTGAGCCGCAGCTCTATGAGACAGACCAGGGGGAGGTATTTCTACGGCGTGACGGAAGCATCCAAGGTCCACTGTCTGTTGGCGCCATCCAGGACTGGTGCAGGCAG AAGTGGACGATGGAGCTGGGCAAGCTGGAAGAGAAGGTGAAGGTGCTAACGGTGGAAAAGGAGCAGCTTCAGCAGCAGCTTCAGCAGCAGCGGTCCCTGTCCTGCAGCTGCTGCGTCCTGTGA